In Tachysurus vachellii isolate PV-2020 chromosome 1, HZAU_Pvac_v1, whole genome shotgun sequence, a genomic segment contains:
- the malt2 gene encoding MALT paracaspase 2 produces MADGKLGLETLSEDVRNRLAEMLDNSNCGWRQLAEAVKEQPQFYYSEKEMTSCSLQVLNARGSPGRYLLALLTDRKCTLAYLLQCLKKIEHHGAASFLMAYMVPIEIRTNPQNVQVPKGSTVTLSCRAIGPPGLSYQWFRKEDELPGGNLPDLILNPAREGAYICRVSAGEMYVFSAWAQVRLLRSADPGFVNFPSSVSGLCIMQQPKAQVLSEGDILHLECSAQANPPPQFQWYHNKQPLLNAIKHFIKIPCVTTGDRGTYSCRVYNLYHEMWSDNVQVDIGPGSCTGGYWETDDGHKASSLPRHMGDLYATDKVALLMGNMNYAHHRELRAPMADVYELSNLLRQLDFKVVSLLDLNRHEMHRAVTEFLLLLGRGVYGLLYYAGHGYENYGNSFMVPIDAPASYTSDHCLWVQDVLQRMQERQTGLNVFLLDMCRKRNLNDDVIQQPGPLKVTANIVFGYATCVDAEAFEVNKDDLSNGIFMSFLKKRLMEQEKVTVMLDRVAEDMGRYELTRGRQALELRSNLSERRTLTDRIQAPECPVMASTRNLQWSIAHALPESRVLQFDCGVKVQLGFAAEFSNIMIIYTRILETPTDISTCSAQLSDFTEGPETDLKRTNQASLRDAGSLLLVMDERLPPEQPQLFTRLCALQRLKSELSFTVCLHYQYTHLDEEVQEQRTVTVGKPLVSKLNLHEPQRFHTSLPSFSSDPQSANMPPYSSFAQDLHTSLPSLDASFTESTDSYLYPHAEFSSTSDLKRRNEPEETISPEFLKSEEDRKSKSFTHTSADKPLKFSNFHSF; encoded by the exons ATGGCCGATGGCAAATTGGGCTTGGAGACTCTGAGTGAGGATGTGCGGAATAGACTCGCAGAGATGCTGGACAACTCAAACTGCGGCTGGAGGCAATTGGCAGAAGCAGTTAAAGAGCAGCCACAATTCTACTACAG TGAGAAGGAGATGACCAGCTGCTCTCTCCAGGTGCTCAACGCTCGTGGCAGTCCTGGCCGATACCTGCTGGCTCTGCTCACTGACAGGAAGTGCACACTGGCTTATTTGCTGCAATGCCTTAAAAAGATTGAACACCACGGGGCTGCCAGTTTCCTCATggcataca TGGTGCCAATAGAAATAAGAACTAATCCTCAAAATGTGCAAGTGCCGAAGGGCAGCACAGTAACCCTCAGCTGCAGAGCCATCGGTCCACCGGGACTCAGCTACCAGTGGTTCAGGAAGGAAGATGAG CTGCCTGGTGGGAATTTGCCAGATCTGATTTTGAACCCAGCTCGGGAAGGTGCCTACATTTGTCGCGTCAGTGCTGGGGAGATGTACGTGTTTAGTGCGTGGGCCCAAGTCCGACTGCTGCGCTCTGCTGATCCAG GCTTTGTGAACTTCCCGTCATCAGTGAGTGGGCTGTGTATAATGCAGCAGCCCAAAGCTCAGGTCCTGTCTGAGGGTGATATCTTACATCTGGAATGTTCTGCCCAGGCCAACCCACCTCCCCAGTTTCAGTGGTACCACAACAAGCAACCTCTACTGAATGCCATCAAACATTTCATAAAG ATTCCATGTGTAACCACAGGAGACAGAGGAACCTACAGTTGCAGAGTGTACAATCTTTATCATGAGATGTGGAGTGACAACGTGCAAGTAGACATTG GTCCTGGGTCATGCACTGGAGGCTACTGGGAAACTGATGATGGAC ATAAAGCCAGTTCTCTTCCACGACATATGGGGGATTTATACG CCACAGACAAGGTTGCACTGCTGATGGGGAATATGAATTATGCCCACCACCGAGAGCTCAGAGCTCCTATGGCTGATGTATATGAGCTGAGCAACCTCTTGCGGCAACTCGACTTCAAGGTGGTCTCGCTGCTCGACCTCAACCGTCACGAGATGCACCGAGCCGTCACCGAGTTCCTGCTGCTGCTCGGCCGTGGGGTCTACG GGCTGCTTTATTATGCTGGACATGGCTATGAGAATTATGGAAACAGCTTCATGGTGCCTATAGACGCTCCGGCCTCGTACACGTCGGATCACTGTCTTTGGGTGCAGGACGTTTTACAGCGCATGCAGGAGCGTCAGACTGGCCTCAACGTCTTCTTGCTCGACATGTGTCGCAAGCG AAACTTGAATGATGATGTCATTCAGCAGCCTGGACCTCTGAAAGTCACAGCAAACATTGTGTTTGGCTATGCAAC ATGTGTTGATGCCGAGGCGTTTGAGGTGAACAAAGATGACCTGTCCAATGGAATCTTCATGAGCTTCCTGAAGAAGAGACTGATGGAGCAGGAGAAGGTCACAGTCATGCTGGATCGAGTAGCTGAAG ATATGGGCAGGTATGAGTTGACCCGTGGTCGTCAGGCCCTGGAGCTGCGCAGTAACCTTTCTGAGCGCCGGACTTTAACGGATCGCATTCAAGCACCAGAGTGTCCAGTTATGGCATCAACACGTAACTTGCAGTGGTCCATTGCACACG CTCTGCCAGAGAGTCGTGTGCTTCAGTTTGACTGCGGCGTGAAAGTGCAACTGGGTTTTGCAGCGGAATTTTCTAATATAATGATCATCTACACCCGGATTCTGGAGACACCCACAGACATCAGTACCTGCTCTGCTCAGCTGTCTGATTTCACTGAG GGCCCAGAGACTGACCTTAAGCGTACCAACCAAGCGAGTCTTCGAGATGCTGGGAGTTTGCTGTTAGTCATGGACGAACGTCTACCACCAGAACAACCGCAACTCTTTACTCGTCTTTGTGCACTGCAAAGACTCAAG AGCGAGCTGTCATTCACTGTGTGTCTTCACTATCAGTACACTCATCTTGATGAGGAGGTGCAGGAACAGAGAACAGTAACTGTGGGCAAACCTCTGGTTTCCAAACTGAACCTACACGAGCCACAGAGATTCCACACTTCATTACCGTCATTCTCGTCTGATCCTCAGTCTGCCAACATGCCACCTTACTCGTCTTTTGCTCAGGATCTGCATACCAGTTTGCCTTCCTTAGATGCTTCCTTCACTGAATCAACTGATTCCTACTTGTACCCACATGCTGAATTCTCTTCTACTTCTGATCTGAAGAGGAGAAATGAGCCAGAAGAGACCATTAGCCCTGAGTTCCTCAAGTCAGAGGAAGATAGAAAGTCCAAAAGTTTCACTCACACTAGTGCTGACAAACCTCTCAAATTCAgcaactttcattcattttag
- the fam32a gene encoding protein FAM32A-like, with protein sequence MAEYVAVQKGSLKLKGSGDISAGKKKKKKEKELKHLEKQVLTTSTEEETTKKAYVDKRTPAQIAFDKIQEKRQMERILNKASKTHKRRVEEFNRHLDTLTEHYDIPKVSWTK encoded by the exons ATGGCGGAATATGTAGCTGTTCAGAAAGGATCATTAAAACTCAAAGGAAGTGGAGACATTTCAGCTGGTAAAAA gaaaaagaagaaggaaaaagagttAAAGCATTTGGAAAAGCAGGTTCTGACCACTTCAACAGAAGAGGAAACAACTAAGAAGGCTTATGTTGATAAAAGAACACCAGCACAAATTGCCTTTGACAAAATCCAGGAGAAAAGG caAATGGAAAGAATTTTGAACAAGGCCTCCAAAACACACAAGCGCAGAGTTGAG gAGTTTAACAGACATCTGGACACACTGACCGAACATTATGACATTCCCAAAGTCAGCTGGACCAAATAA
- the mrpl54 gene encoding large ribosomal subunit protein mL54 — protein MKMALSTILKSLTEVNQFRSHVRLCVCSLVNSSFQTRGYAKKAVAKGKGKGLVKDVLKGPEVCKDPVKLTSYAVGVNIYKQGDDPPLKSKEEYPAWLFELDLGPTKKLHELDPESYEYWKRLRKEHIWRFNKLHKGKKM, from the exons ATGAAAATGGCTCTCAGTACCATCCTGAAGTCTTTAACCGAGGTTAATCAGTTCAGATCACATGTACGGCTTTGTGTTTGCTCTTTAGTGAACAGTTCCTTCCAGACTCGCGGATATGCTAAAAAAGCtg TTGctaaaggaaaaggaaaaggcttGGTGAAGGATGTGTTAAAGGGCCCTGAGGTGTGTAAGGACCCTGTGAAGCTGACCTCATATGCTGTTGGAGTAAACATCTACAAACAAGGAGATGATCCACCACTGAAATCCAAAGAGGAATATCCAGCATG GTTGTTCGAGTTGGATCTCGGGCCCACCAAAAAACTCCACGAGCTGGATCCGGAGAGCTACGAATACTGGAAGCGTTTGAGGAAGGAGCACATCTGGCGTTTTAATAAACtgcataaaggaaaaaaaatgtga